TGCAAAACACTGACGCAAATGCGGAAAAAGGAAAAGAAGAACCGCGCGTCAGTCTTCCAGAATTCGGCGCAGACGCTCTTGTTCTTCCTCACTAAGGCCTTCTGAATGCGCTACTTCCTGATGCTGCGCACGCTTGCGCAAAAAGTTCCACCCCATGCCGGCCGCTATCAGCAGCATGACAGGAGCCGACAGCCATAACAACAGATTGGCGCCGGTCGCGGTGGGTTTCAGCAGCACATATTCGCCATAGCGATCAACGATGAAGTCCACAACCTCTTGATCAGTATCCCCCGCAACCAGACGTTCTCGCACCAAGATACGCAGATCACGCGCAAGTTCAGCATTGCTTTCGTCAATGCTTTCGTTCCGGCACACCAAGCAGCGCAGACCGGTACTAATATCCCGCGCTCGTGTCTCGAGCGCCGGGTCGTCAAGCACTTCATCCGGCTGAATAGCCATGATCGGGGATGCAATCAGCAGCAGGATAACAAGCAGGCGCTTCATTCGGCAGGAACCCCGCTTGCAGGCGTTTTCCGTGCACCGGCTGCAACACGGAAACGGCGATCCGACAGGCTGAGCACACCGCCCAGAGCCATGAGGATACATCCGCCCCAAATCCAGTTGGCCAGAGGTTTGATATAGGTACGCATCACCCAGCCGCCATCAGCTTGTTGATCCCCGATCACAACATATAGATCGCGCAGAAAGCGGTAGTCGATTGCAGCCTCAGTTGTCGGCATCCGTGCCACAGGGTAGTCGCGCTTTTCCGGGTTAAGAGTCGCGATATAGCGCCCGCCCTTTTCAGCGATTACATCCGCCATGGTCGAAAAATAGTTCGGCCCCTGTACCTGACGCACGTCTTGCAGTGTCAAAGTGAACTGCCCGACCTCAAATGGCTGACCCGGTTGCGCGATACGAATATCCTCAACCTCCCAAGCAGTCAGACCCGCGATGGCAAACATGGTGACGCCCAAACCCGTATGGGCCACCGCCTTGCCCCAATCCGCACCCGGCAGTCGGAACAGGCGTGCCAGATTGCCTTTGCGGCCCGTGCGGCTCCAAAGATCAACGATGGCACCGAAGGTGATCCACGCCCCCAAGAATAGACCCACAGGTCCCAAAGCGCTGCGTCCGGTTTGCATCACCCAGACCAGGATCGCGATCGCGACCGCCAGAACAAAGGCATAGCGCAAGGACCATGCGGCCCGGCCCAACTTGCCCCGTTTCCACGGCAGCATTGCGCCAACGGGAAGAACGATTCCGAGGGCGACCATGAAGGGGGTAAATGCCGCATTGAAGAACGGCGCGCCCACCGAGAGTTTTCTGTCAAACGCCATCTCGGCCACCATTGGCCACATCGTACCAAAGAACACGACGAAGCAGCTAACGGCCAGCAAGATGTTGTTCAGAACCAAAGCACTTTCGCGGCTGACCATTCCGAAGACACCCTTCGCCTCCATCGCCTGCGCGCGTGCAGCAAACAGGGTCAACGCACCGCCGGTAAAGATGATCAGGATGAACA
The Ruegeria sp. SCSIO 43209 genome window above contains:
- a CDS encoding cytochrome c-type biogenesis protein, whose translation is MKRLLVILLLIASPIMAIQPDEVLDDPALETRARDISTGLRCLVCRNESIDESNAELARDLRILVRERLVAGDTDQEVVDFIVDRYGEYVLLKPTATGANLLLWLSAPVMLLIAAGMGWNFLRKRAQHQEVAHSEGLSEEEQERLRRILED
- a CDS encoding heme lyase CcmF/NrfE family subunit yields the protein MITELGHFALILAFLVAIVQTVVPLIGAANRWNGWMVFAEPAAITQFILAAFSFGALVWAFTTSDFSLRIVVENSHSAKPMLYKITGTWGNHEGSMLLWVLIVAIFGAMAAIFGAGLPPTLKARVLAVQAAIGVAFYAFILFTSNPFDRLPVPPFDGRDLNPLLQDPGLAFHPPFLYLGYVGLSMAFSFAVAALIEGRVDAAWGRWVRPWTLAAWVFLTIGIALGSWWAYYELGWGGFWFWDPVENASFMPWLLAAALLHSSIVVEKREALKSWTILLAIIAFGFSLIGTFIVRSGLLTSVHAFANDPERGVFILFILIIFTGGALTLFAARAQAMEAKGVFGMVSRESALVLNNILLAVSCFVVFFGTMWPMVAEMAFDRKLSVGAPFFNAAFTPFMVALGIVLPVGAMLPWKRGKLGRAAWSLRYAFVLAVAIAILVWVMQTGRSALGPVGLFLGAWITFGAIVDLWSRTGRKGNLARLFRLPGADWGKAVAHTGLGVTMFAIAGLTAWEVEDIRIAQPGQPFEVGQFTLTLQDVRQVQGPNYFSTMADVIAEKGGRYIATLNPEKRDYPVARMPTTEAAIDYRFLRDLYVVIGDQQADGGWVMRTYIKPLANWIWGGCILMALGGVLSLSDRRFRVAAGARKTPASGVPAE